Below is a window of Myxococcaceae bacterium JPH2 DNA.
GATGAGGCGCCGGTCCACCCGGTCCGCCACCTGTCCGCCGATGAGGCTGAACGCGAGGAAGGGGAGGAACTGCGCCAGGCCCGTGTAGCCCAGCGCCAGCGCGCTCCCCGTCAGCGCATACACCTGCCAGCCAATCGCCACCGACTCGATCTGCGTCGCGAGCACCGCGCACAGGCGCGCGAGCTGGTACACGCGGAAATCTCGATGGCGGAAGACGGAGGGGAGGGGGTCAGCGTTGGCGGGGGCCATGAAGTCCCTGGCTCTAACGCACGCCCTGCTCCCTCGCCAGTCACGTTGAGGCACGCAGAGCAGGCGCTCTCATGGCTGCCCCCAGGGCTCGGAGGTTGAGCCCAGGGACAATCCAGGAGCGTGGGACGTCAGCTCCCCGAGCGCATCCGGTTGAGCCGGTCGTAGTGCCGGTATCCGAGCTTGTCGAGCGCGCTCGGGGGCGCCAGCCCGATGTCCACCAGCGTCTTGATGTCGTACGTGCCCGCGAGCACCGGCGGCGCGTAGTTGGTGACCGCCTCGCGCGAGCGGAACTTCTCCATCGGGAAGAGCACCGTGCTCGTGTGCACGTGCATGAAGTGCGCGGCGGACTGGCGCGACCAACCCGGCACGCCCGGCGCGGTGATGACGTGCGGGGTGGCCAGGAACGTGCCGCCCGTGAGGATCTCCAGCTGCTGGCCCACCTGCGCCACGATGCAGCCGGCGGGCGCGTTGCCGCGCACCATCTGGCCCTGGGGCGACTCGGGCGTCGCGCGCGTGCGCAGGTACAGGCCGCTCTTGTCGTCCGGCTTGGGGGCGGGCTTGCCGCTCGGGTCGAGGAACCGGCCGCCGGGCAGCAGCGTCAGCAGGTTGAAGTCCGTGTGCTCCTCGCCCCAGACGATGCCGGTGTTCACCTGGGACGGGCCCAGCGGCAGGTAGTGCAGGGCGCGCGTGACGTGCGGGCCCCGGTCACACGTGGCCGCGAACGCGTTCTCGGGCAGCCCCAGCGCCACGGCGGCGCCGCGCAGCAGCTTCAGGCCGGCCTCGTGCAGCGACCTGCCGAGCGTGAGAATCCCATCCTCGAAGTAGGCGGGCGGCGCGTCCGGCCACACGTTCTCCGGGTAGAGCTCCGGGAACTCGGCCGCGGAGGCGGCGTCGTTGGGGTAGGGCGCGGCGAAGTAGCACTCCTTGAAGTCCGGCTGCCCGTTGCCCGCGACGGCGATCTCCGTGTTCGGCGGAGTCCAGCCGCGCTGGTACCAGATGTCGGCGCGGCCATAGGGACGCTTCTTGGCGTCGGGCCGCGCGACGAACGCGCTGAACGCGTCGTAGTACCGGTCGAGCGCCTGCGTGTCGACGCCGTGGTTCTTGATGTAGACGAGGCCGAAGACGCCAAACGCCTCGCGGATTGCCGCCGCGCCGCGCTCGACTCGGGCTGGGTCGCCCGACGCGAGGTCCGTCAGGTCGACCGTAGGGATGTGGATCGGGGAGGTCTCCGCCATGGTGCGCCCAGGTGTATCGCGCCTGGGCCCTGATTTGGAGGGTCCCGTGGAACGATTCCTCCCCGGCTGTTCTCAGGGCTTGGCGACCTGGGTCTCCACCGGAGGGCACGTCACCGACTGCGACTGGAAGCCATCCCGCGTCCGAGGCAGGGCCGTGGCGCCCGGGGCCACATCCAAGAGCGTGTCGCGGAACGCGATGCGGTACGTCCCGGGCTCGCGGAAGTCGTACGCCAGGGACGCCTCGACCTTGCCCTCCGCCGAGCCGCCCGGAGAAATCGTCGTGTAGTCGGTGGCGCCCGGGTCGGCCCGCTTGAGCATGGGGCCTCGGTACGGGACCTCCACCCCGTCACGCGTCACCTGGAAGATGTTGCCCATCAGCCCCTCCAGCGGCGTGTTCCACCGGAGCACGTGCACGGGCTGGGACGCGGGGTTGTCCAGTCGGAAGGTCACTTCCACGGGCTGGCCCGCGGTCACTCGCGCGGGGACGCTCATCGTGCAGCGCAGGGAGACGGCCATGGTCGCGGGCTCCTTCACTTCGGAGGGGGCCACCGGGGCCGGGCGCTCCGGGGCGGGGGTGGGGGGCTTGGCGGGTTCGGGCTCCTGGCGCTGCGTGCACGCCCCTGCGCCCCAGACGAGTCCCAGCGCGAGAAGGCCGATGTGTCGACGTCCCATGGTCATGTCGCTCCCACAAAGAGAAAGGGACGGAAGCGCCTGGCGCTCCCGTCCCTCGGACTCTTAACCCGTCTTCCCGGAAACGTCAGTTCTGGGCGGGGGTGTTCTCGGCGAAGTACTCGTGGCTGTCCGCGTTGTCGCGGGCGTTGGTCGGGTTGGACTTGGCCAGGCTCTTGGCGGCGGACTGGCCGTAGGCCCAGTCATCCGTGCCGGCGACCACGGTGAAGTGGCTCATCTCGTGGACCAGCGTGCCGGCCTTGGAGTCCGTGCCCGTCTGGGGGGCGCTCCAGAAGGCGCCGCACACGTAGATCTTGTACGGGGAGTCCGGGTAGACGTAGGCGTAGGTGCCGGAGTCGGAGCAGCTGCAGTCCACCACGATGGCCGCGCTCGCGAACGCGTTCTTGATGTTGAGGTAGTGGCCCTTCACGGTGCTCCAGCCGCTGCTGGAGTAGGTGCCGAACCACGTGGTGTAGCGCGGGGTGCCGCTCGGCGTGGTGGTGTTGAGGTAGTTGTACGCGTTGGTCGAGTACGTCAGCGCGCCGCTCACCGCGGTGGTGATGGCGGACTTCTCGGACGTGGTGCAGGCGCCGGAGTAGGAGAGGCTCTCGGCCGTCACGATGCGGTCGGACTCCAGGGCGCTGCTACGGCCCTCCACCCACACGCTCACCTCGTTGGAGGCGAACGCGGAGACGCCGCCGACGTTGTCGTGGGCCTCCTGCGCATAGCGGATGGAGTAGCTGCCCGTCTGGGACAGGTCATAGCGGCCGGACACCGAGACCGGGCCGCTGATGCTCTCGCCCGGGGCCAGCGTCACGTAGTCCTCGGGACGGGGCGCCACGCGCTTGAAGTGGGGGCCGATGTACTTCACGGCCTGCCCATCGCGCGTCACCGAGAGGCGGCCCTCCTTGAGGCCCTCGCCCGGCGTGTACCACTTGAGCAGCGACACCGGCTGCGACGAGGTGTTCGTGAGCGTCACCGTCACGGTGACGTCCTCGCGCGCGGCCAGGGAGGCCTTGGCCAGGGTGACGGTCGCCGTCACGCCGTTGGCGGTCTGCTCGCCGGTCGCCTGGGGGGCGTCCGTCGTGTCCGCCGGAGCGCCGCAGCCGCCCAGCAGGGAAACGCCGACAACCGCGCCGACCAGCCACTTGAAGTTACCGCGAAGGCTCTTGCTCACGTGAACTCCCCTTGTTGAGGTCACTACAGGCAGTCCGGGTTCGATGGGTATCCCGGTAAAATCTGCTTTATAGGTGAAGCCCAGCTTATTTGCCATGTCTCGAAATACTCGGAAATAAACCGCACTCTGGGTTCGCGGGATTCGAGGTGAGAGCGGCGGAGGTGGTGGACGATGCGCGCGGTGGTCTTCCAGCATGAGGAGCACGAGGGGCCGGGGCTGCTGGGGCCGGTGTTGGAGCAGGCGGGGTTCTCGCTGGTGAAGCGCTTCCGCGCGGTGCGGCGGGAGGACGTGGACGCGGAGCTGGTGGTGGTGATGGGCGGCCCCATGGGCGTGTACGAGGCGGATCAGCACCCGTTCCTCAACGAGGAGCTGGCGGTGCTGGCGGAGCGGATCGCCCTGGGGCGCCCGTGCGTGGGCATCTGCCTGGGCGCGCAGCTGCTCGCGGCGGCTGGAGGCTCCGAGGTGTTCGCGGGGAAGAACGGCTTCGAGGTGGGCGTCGCCCCGGTGCGCTGGACGCAGGACGGGCTGAAGGACGCGGTGATTGGCGGCGCGCGCCCGCGCTCGGTGGTGGCGCACTGGCACGGCGACACGTTCAAGCCCGTGCCGGGCGCCACGTTGCTGGCCTCCACGGACCGCTACTCACAGCAGGCGTTCCGGTTGGGCAACTCCTACGGCTTCCAGTTCCACCTGGAGCTCACCGCGGCGGAGCTGGGGCACTGGCTGGAGCTGGGCGGGGAGGGCCTCGTGCAGCGGGGCAAGGACCTCGGGGAGCTGAGGTCCCAACTGCCCAAGCTCAAGGCCGCCGAGGCGGAGAACGTCGAGCTGCTGCACCGGCTCGCGCACCACTGCGCCCGGGAGGCCCGGCGCTAGCGGGCGCGCGGGCCGGACTCAGGCGCGAGAGGCGGCGGGCGCGGTCCGTGAACGTGCCCGCAGCTTGCGCGTCCGGGCGGGGCGCTCACGCAGGCGCGCGGGCGCGGTCGGGACGGTGTCCACCGGCGAGACGCTGATGGACTGGACCCGCCAGCGCGTCGCCTGGCGGCTCAGGACGAAGGTGGCGCGGGAGGTGCGCGGTCCCTCTTCCCGGTGCTGCACGAGCACCACCACGCCGCGGGCCACGGGGCGCAGGGACTCGATGCGCGTGCGGGGGATGAAGCGCTCGGGGAGGCCGGCCTCCAGCTTCCGCCGGACCTGCTTCTCCAGGGCGGCCTTGCCGCGCAGCAAGGCGCCGCTCTGGCTGATGACCTCGACGTCCTCGGACAGGTGCGACAGGTAGCTGTCCACCTGGCGCAGGCCCCAGTCATGGTCCAGGGCGCCCATGAGGGCCTGGATGGCCTTGCGGTCCCTCGCCGACAGCGGGGGCGGGCCAGGGGGCAGCGCGGTGCGAGGCGGAGGCCCGGATTTGCTCGGGGCGACTCCGAAGAGCATGGGCATGAAGAACAAGGGGAGGGCCATGGGGGGAGCTC
It encodes the following:
- a CDS encoding isopenicillin N synthase family oxygenase, whose translation is MAETSPIHIPTVDLTDLASGDPARVERGAAAIREAFGVFGLVYIKNHGVDTQALDRYYDAFSAFVARPDAKKRPYGRADIWYQRGWTPPNTEIAVAGNGQPDFKECYFAAPYPNDAASAAEFPELYPENVWPDAPPAYFEDGILTLGRSLHEAGLKLLRGAAVALGLPENAFAATCDRGPHVTRALHYLPLGPSQVNTGIVWGEEHTDFNLLTLLPGGRFLDPSGKPAPKPDDKSGLYLRTRATPESPQGQMVRGNAPAGCIVAQVGQQLEILTGGTFLATPHVITAPGVPGWSRQSAAHFMHVHTSTVLFPMEKFRSREAVTNYAPPVLAGTYDIKTLVDIGLAPPSALDKLGYRHYDRLNRMRSGS
- a CDS encoding protease, yielding MGRRHIGLLALGLVWGAGACTQRQEPEPAKPPTPAPERPAPVAPSEVKEPATMAVSLRCTMSVPARVTAGQPVEVTFRLDNPASQPVHVLRWNTPLEGLMGNIFQVTRDGVEVPYRGPMLKRADPGATDYTTISPGGSAEGKVEASLAYDFREPGTYRIAFRDTLLDVAPGATALPRTRDGFQSQSVTCPPVETQVAKP
- a CDS encoding peptidase M35, encoding MSKSLRGNFKWLVGAVVGVSLLGGCGAPADTTDAPQATGEQTANGVTATVTLAKASLAAREDVTVTVTLTNTSSQPVSLLKWYTPGEGLKEGRLSVTRDGQAVKYIGPHFKRVAPRPEDYVTLAPGESISGPVSVSGRYDLSQTGSYSIRYAQEAHDNVGGVSAFASNEVSVWVEGRSSALESDRIVTAESLSYSGACTTSEKSAITTAVSGALTYSTNAYNYLNTTTPSGTPRYTTWFGTYSSSGWSTVKGHYLNIKNAFASAAIVVDCSCSDSGTYAYVYPDSPYKIYVCGAFWSAPQTGTDSKAGTLVHEMSHFTVVAGTDDWAYGQSAAKSLAKSNPTNARDNADSHEYFAENTPAQN
- a CDS encoding glutamine amidotransferase translates to MRAVVFQHEEHEGPGLLGPVLEQAGFSLVKRFRAVRREDVDAELVVVMGGPMGVYEADQHPFLNEELAVLAERIALGRPCVGICLGAQLLAAAGGSEVFAGKNGFEVGVAPVRWTQDGLKDAVIGGARPRSVVAHWHGDTFKPVPGATLLASTDRYSQQAFRLGNSYGFQFHLELTAAELGHWLELGGEGLVQRGKDLGELRSQLPKLKAAEAENVELLHRLAHHCAREARR
- a CDS encoding nuclear transport factor 2 family protein gives rise to the protein MALPLFFMPMLFGVAPSKSGPPPRTALPPGPPPLSARDRKAIQALMGALDHDWGLRQVDSYLSHLSEDVEVISQSGALLRGKAALEKQVRRKLEAGLPERFIPRTRIESLRPVARGVVVLVQHREEGPRTSRATFVLSRQATRWRVQSISVSPVDTVPTAPARLRERPARTRKLRARSRTAPAASRA